CTCCTCACAATCCTCCTAGTCCACCTCCTCACCATCCTCCTCGTCCACCCCACCATCCTCATCGTCCTCCTCCTCACCATCCTCCTCGTCCTCCTCCTCACCATCCTCCTCGTCCTCCTCCTCACCATCCTCCTCGTCATCCTCCTCACCATCCTCCTCGTCATCCTCCTCACCATCCTCCTCGTCCTCCCTCCTCCTCCTGCTCCTCCTCCCGCATCAACCACCTCCCCCCTTTTAGTCTACGTCGTTGTCCCTCTTCTCCATCCACCTCCCATCTCCTCCCCGTCCTCCTGAGGACATCTTACTTTTGGCGCTTATTGCATTTGGGTCATGAGAATTCTGtgaacatgatgatgatgatgacgacgacgacgacgacgacgacgacgacgacgacgacgacgatgatgatgatgatgatgatgatacgacgacgacgatgatgatgataatgattatgataatgatgCGTTCAACCAAAATAACGCGTCATAAAACAGTGATATAGGTTCATAGATGTCAGACcttagataaatataaatatgatatcaaacaGATAGGTTCACCAATAGATTATAATCAGTCATGTATAGAGTGTGTATTGCTATTTGTTGACCTTGCAAGAAAGATACATCTTGACCGATTATCCATATTTTATTACAGTACCTAACATTCAAATCCTTACACTATGGAGGTACCAAAAACGATGAAAGTGCTCATCAAAAACCACGAGATGGAATCTTACGAATACACGGACATGGATGTTCCGGAACCGGAAGGGGATGAGGTGTTGATCAAAGTGGACGCTGTCTCCATTTGCGGGTCCGACATCCCTTTGTACAAGTGGTCGCCAATGGCGCGCGTCATCGCTACCGTGCCATTTATACCGGGTCACGAGGCGGCGGGGACGGTCGTTAAGTGCGGACCGGAAGCCGATCTCGAGATTGGTTCCCGGGTGGGCGTGGAGAATCACTTTAACTGCGGGGACTGTTTCCAGTGCCGCCAAGATCAGAGAGAGATATGCCAGCACATGGGCCAGTACGGCCACGGCCGGAAGACTAAGCACGGCGGATGCTCCGAGTACTCCATTGTCCCCCAGAAGTACCTATTCAAGATCACCAAAGATCTAAGTAAGTTTTTGTTGTGATGCAACTGCACGCACATTTATGTATGTACGCTATATATcgtaaacatatattaaagattttgtataaacattttatactgGATACTTTCAATGTTTGAACTGTATCTTATGCAATGTCACCAAAGAAACTACACATTGAATGAATCACCTTTTATACAAAGTATTGATCATCAGGTTcagttttgttcatttcaaatacagtcgaaacaGTCTCAGACTCTCTTATCTCCATATTCTGGTTTTGTCGaacctttttcttctttttttcggCTTAGTTATACACGTTATGTAtctcggttatatcgaatgctcgttatttcgaagtatttcccgaggtcccaacgacttcgacataacgagttgTGACTGTTCTTTGTTTATAATGCACATGTATACTCAGGCTTGATTTATTTTGCAGGTGCCGAGGAGATAACGATGATGGAGCCGCTCGGTGTCGCCCATAATGGCGTGGAACGGCTGCGGGTGGAGGGGGAAGACGTCCTTGTTGTAGGCTGCGGCCCCATAGGCCTCCTTGCGCAACGACTCGCCAAGGTCATGGGGGCAAAACGGTTAGTTATTATACAGTATGGATACAAACGTTAAGTCCGGCCATGCAACGTCGATAAACTGCAAATTTGTCTAAATTTCACGTATTTGGCGGGAATATTTGTCAAAATCAGGCAAATCTATTTCCTTGGTGGCTCTCCGATGattggaaaatgtcaaaatcctaCCTGTTGAGAATCGTCAACTGTCTTTACTCCAGTCTATGCCCGCCGCCCCCGGTTTGGGGTGGAGTGCAAACTTATGATACGTGCATACAATTCGTTAAATgtgtttacatacatacatctaACTGATAATGTTAAACGTGTCGTTTGCAGGGTGATTGGGGCGGACATTGAGGACTGGAAGCTACAGCTAGCCAAGGACATGGGGACGGATGTAGTCATCAACACTCGTAACCAGGACATAAAACAGGTACAGAAGGGGTGAGGGGACTTGTAGCGTATTAACTCGTATGAACGTAATAATAATATGGACAGCAAGGGCGGATCCAAGATTTGACGGCGTTAACAGGGGCGTAAGTAAGGggtgtaaccttttgacttgcaccaCCCCTTCAGAACTGAATTCTACATGTATttagtttaaagtgttggcatgGGATTTTGGTGTGCCCtctcaagattttttttaacattttctaatACTTTTatggcgtttttttttaattacgtTTTTtctatattgatatattaacttGGACGATCTTTGTGCGCCGGTTGCTCACCCctccctggatccgctagtggcCAGCGTCGGATTCGTTCTATTTGTAATCAACTTGAACATGGTTCCACCATacaattttcattcataaatcaTAAATTTGCCTTGATACAAAATTTGCATATAATTATAGTTGTTTTCCTCCCCCCAGGTGATTATGGAGCTGACGGACTGGACGGGGATTGGGCGGATATGCGAGTGTTCCGGGGTGGCGGCCATGGTCAACAGTTGCTTCTCCTATCTCCGGAAGGGTGGTCGCGTCGTCCTAATTGGTCTTCCGAAACAGCCGCTCACTTTTGAGCATCCACTTCCGGATATTAGTAAGAACTTGATCTCCGGGCCACGCTGATGCCGCTTGGTCCGTCCGTCATTCTGTGCGTTCGTCCCCTAATTTCGTTCTATACATAACTTCTCAGTCGATGGAAGGATTTCAAAATAGCTTAGCACAAATGTTAACCGCATCCTCGACGTACATAGCGCATGTTTCAGACACATACAGTCAAATTCAATGTCACagttaggggtcaaaggtcagatTTCAATGTTAGTGACCAATCCCAACAAATAGAAATGATTTCAATAtaacacaaatgttcaccacaaAAAGCTGACATTCAGAGCGCATGTTCAAGCCATATACCTATAATGCCAAGGTCAAAGAGCCATGTCCATACAGTCAACTTTTTTGCTCACGATAAATTTGTGTTTCTTTCGATGAGCATGTATCTGTATCATATCGCGTTTTCTCACTTCCAGTGTTCAAGTGCGTCACAATCAAGACCGTGCACGGCCGCCGGATGTACCACACGTGGGAGGCGGTCGAGGCGCTCCTAGCGAGCCACCAAGTTGACGTCACCAAGGTGATCTCACATCGCTTCCCGATGTCAAACTTCCGGGAGGCGTTTGAAGTACTCTTCAACGGGACCGCGTGCAAGATTGTGATGGATCCATCGAAATAGACTTATTTTGGCTTTATCATTATCTAGACGGTTTTTTTCAGAATAAACTGATGAcagaatttaacatttatagtcgtaccccgatggctcgaactctgagagaccagcgaaaatacctcgaacctcggggaattcgagccaagcgagaacTCTCACCTCAGTAGTAGTCTCACCAGTTTTAAGAAATCgatcctttacatccagttcgaacaaacaaggaaatcgagccaagcgagttcgagccaacggagtcCGACTGTATGTACAAGTGTATTTCAGAATGGTTAgaatttcagttaaaaacaTGCACaatgaagtttaaaataatagaaatagaCTTGTTTGTGTTGTTCTTTTCATATTGGCAAATAAACATTCAATTGTatgaattgttatgttttaactttattttacttttatctatATTCAAAATGGACGATCTCCATGGCAACCATTCGTAATGTTCTTCTCACGAGTATAGACATTTATGTATATAGGTCTCTAAGTATTTAATTACAATTAACGATCATTaccaaaacaaattcaaatgtttgtaaacaaagacACCCATATTAAGTTACACGAGTGTAATCCCTTTCTTTTGCTGAATTGGTGAATGAACGTTTTGTTTCATGGTAGTTAAGCTTTTTAATTATGAGAATGAAAACGGAAATTGAATTAagaacttaaaaaaacaaaaacaacgcCGAATGCATAAAGATTACATATTTAAGTTACTGTTCATGtaattgaattatttgtttgtgaAGTATTTATAGTTAAAGACAGATTCTACACTAAAATAATCATCATGAGCGGactatgtttgtgtgtgtggtTCAAACATAAGCCTGAAGAGATTTTCCTGAAACCAAGGGTATGTAACCATGCTAACATATGTTGCATTTCTGAAAGTAAGGTTAGGTTACTATGTTAACATATGTTGTATTTCTGAAATTAAGGGTAAGTTACCATGTTAACATATGTTGCATTTCTGAAAGTAAGGTTAGGTAACCATGTTAACATATGTTGTATTTCTGAAATTAAGGGTAAGTAACCATGTTTACATATGCTGCATGTCTGAAAGTAAGGTTAGGTAACCATGTTAACATATGTTGCATGTATGAAAGTAAGGTTAGGTAACcatgtaaatatatgttgcATTTCTGAATGAAAAGTTAGGTAACCAAGTTAACATATGTTGCATCTCTGAAAGGAAGGTTGGGTAACCAAGTAAACACATGTTGGATCTCTGAAAGTAAGGTTAGGTAACCAAGTTAACATATGTTGTACTCTCTTCACCATCACTGCATCTCATGTGTACCATATTTAACCattgttaaactttaatttaaatacttattgGGAGGGTGTGGTAGTCTAAGCCTTTCCCGTGTCCATCTCTGACACAAGCAGTTGTTGGTTCGAGACCAACGAAGAACGTTCTCATAGAAACATCAGTTCTGGCTATTAGCGAGGGAATGGACTCGGGCGTGGTTTATGTCAGTTTAATTGGCTATTAGCGAGGGAACGGACTCGGGCGTGGTTTATGTCAGTTTGAtaactgttttataaatttacatgaaattcatttgcataaacgaaaataaattatatagatatatttaagaattctttttgaaattgcatttattattttgtatatgtaatttaaatttgcTCTGGTTCTGAAACGACTATATACTTTATCAAAATAagcggtatatatatatatatatattttcagacaatatatatatatatatatatatatatatatt
Above is a genomic segment from Mya arenaria isolate MELC-2E11 chromosome 2, ASM2691426v1 containing:
- the LOC128224155 gene encoding L-threonine 3-dehydrogenase-like, which gives rise to MEVPKTMKVLIKNHEMESYEYTDMDVPEPEGDEVLIKVDAVSICGSDIPLYKWSPMARVIATVPFIPGHEAAGTVVKCGPEADLEIGSRVGVENHFNCGDCFQCRQDQREICQHMGQYGHGRKTKHGGCSEYSIVPQKYLFKITKDLSAEEITMMEPLGVAHNGVERLRVEGEDVLVVGCGPIGLLAQRLAKVMGAKRVIGADIEDWKLQLAKDMGTDVVINTRNQDIKQVIMELTDWTGIGRICECSGVAAMVNSCFSYLRKGGRVVLIGLPKQPLTFEHPLPDIMFKCVTIKTVHGRRMYHTWEAVEALLASHQVDVTKVISHRFPMSNFREAFEVLFNGTACKIVMDPSK